One stretch of Streptomyces sp. MMBL 11-1 DNA includes these proteins:
- the lxmK gene encoding class V lanthionine synthetase subunit LxmK, whose translation MTTTTNQEPALIRYRPTGLDAAPEVNALLERLGLGPFAPEGLTAFGGRNDNWAGTTTRGHRVFVKTVARSSDGSRPEIDRALAFEASAARLPAGSPLRTPEHLGTDRAAAVSAFRLLPGARSGSEVALDGDFDEELCREAGRAVATLHAMEPVGGPASTGQAPAVGAAEVVIDTGEAPLPPMRWLRAFPWSEVQDRSMAQIAAWKLVQDDTEVVAALHRLRERERTAPHTPAHCDLRFDQFIVHGGSLYLCDWEEFRWADPARDVGAFVGEWLFQATYSVFAPTGEAAAGDTVALGFDLTHQEIVERGTAGLRRHIPRIAAFWEGYTSCRTPDRELAERAVGFAGWHLFDRLIATAQAHAVLNPVARAAAGIGRTLLLNPAGAVSTLRLTAPAAVPRRTAAMSGSPR comes from the coding sequence ATGACGACCACGACGAACCAAGAGCCGGCGCTGATCCGCTACCGGCCGACCGGCCTCGACGCCGCACCGGAGGTGAACGCGCTGCTGGAGCGGCTGGGCCTCGGCCCCTTCGCGCCGGAGGGGCTGACCGCCTTCGGCGGCCGCAACGACAACTGGGCCGGGACGACGACCCGCGGTCACCGGGTCTTCGTCAAGACGGTCGCCCGGTCTTCCGACGGCAGCCGCCCCGAGATCGACCGCGCGCTCGCCTTCGAGGCGTCGGCCGCACGTCTCCCGGCCGGTTCGCCGCTGCGTACGCCCGAACACCTCGGGACCGATCGGGCCGCCGCCGTCAGTGCCTTCCGGCTGCTCCCCGGGGCCCGTTCGGGCTCGGAGGTCGCGCTGGACGGCGACTTCGACGAGGAGCTGTGCCGGGAGGCGGGGCGTGCCGTCGCCACCCTGCACGCCATGGAGCCGGTGGGCGGCCCGGCGAGCACGGGACAGGCCCCGGCCGTCGGCGCGGCGGAGGTGGTGATCGACACGGGTGAGGCTCCCCTGCCGCCGATGCGCTGGCTGCGGGCCTTTCCGTGGAGCGAGGTCCAGGACCGCAGCATGGCGCAGATCGCCGCCTGGAAGCTGGTCCAGGACGACACCGAGGTCGTCGCCGCGCTCCACCGGCTGCGCGAGCGGGAGCGGACGGCGCCGCACACCCCGGCCCACTGCGACCTGCGTTTCGACCAGTTCATCGTCCACGGGGGCTCGCTCTACCTCTGCGACTGGGAGGAGTTCAGGTGGGCCGATCCGGCCCGGGACGTCGGAGCGTTCGTCGGCGAGTGGCTCTTCCAGGCCACCTACTCCGTCTTCGCGCCGACGGGCGAGGCCGCCGCCGGGGACACCGTCGCGCTCGGCTTCGACCTCACCCACCAGGAGATCGTCGAACGCGGCACCGCCGGGCTGCGCCGCCACATCCCCCGGATCGCCGCCTTCTGGGAGGGCTACACCAGCTGCCGGACCCCGGACCGGGAACTGGCGGAGCGGGCCGTCGGGTTCGCGGGATGGCACCTGTTCGACCGGCTCATCGCCACCGCGCAGGCGCACGCCGTCCTCAACCCGGTCGCGCGCGCCGCCGCCGGGATCGGACGGACCCTGCTGCTGAATCCGGCCGGGGCCGTGTCCACCCTCCGTCTGACCGCACCCGCCGCCGTGCCGCGCCGCACCGCCGCCATGTCCGGGAGCCCCCGATGA
- a CDS encoding ABC transporter ATP-binding protein, producing MNTPDAAEQSPAERPALRALLSYARPHRGVLLTVLALTLLGSAAGLAQPLVIQSVLAKLMTGEGLRDDLLLLFGLLVASIGLTWVQAWLSERTAERVVLQVRRGLIARLIRLRTAELDRVEPGGLTTRVTSDSTLVQHAATGGLIQLVDGSIHLLATIVLMGIVSLPLLGITSAVLVVVGIAMGVVMPRIKRVTTEAQTSVGEIGAALDRSLGAARTVKANGAEAKETERATDAAERAYRAGLKGARYHALIAVLAGLIVQASFLAVIGFGGALVAMGTLELAALIGFLLYLFNLGGPVLSLVGGTTALQQGLGALARIEEVRSMAAEDDVDGTPPVPSGPPPRVTVDGLTFAYEGRTPVLDDTTFVAPAGKVTAIVGPSGSGKTTVFSLIQRFYDSEAGRILLDGTDIRTLGRAELRRRIAYVEQDSPMLAGTLRENLLYSAPDATDEAVADVLRRTLLDDFVSSLPDGLDTAVGSRGLALSGGERQRLAIARALLRRPQVLLLDEVTAHLDGLSETALRRTVEEAARDCTVLLIAHRLSTVTSADRLVLFENGRVSDHGRHEELLERSALYQDLTATQLTPAGSSAPH from the coding sequence GTGAACACACCTGACGCAGCAGAACAGTCTCCGGCAGAGCGGCCCGCGCTGCGGGCGCTGCTCTCGTACGCGCGTCCGCACCGCGGCGTCCTCCTCACCGTTCTGGCACTGACCCTTCTGGGCAGTGCCGCCGGTCTCGCGCAGCCGCTGGTCATCCAGTCGGTCCTGGCGAAGCTCATGACGGGCGAGGGGTTGCGGGACGACCTCCTCCTGCTGTTCGGCCTGCTGGTCGCCTCCATCGGGCTGACCTGGGTGCAGGCCTGGCTCAGCGAGCGGACCGCCGAGCGGGTCGTGCTCCAGGTCCGCCGCGGCCTCATAGCGCGCCTGATACGCCTGCGCACGGCGGAGTTGGACCGCGTCGAACCGGGCGGCCTGACCACTCGCGTCACGTCCGACAGCACGCTCGTCCAGCACGCGGCGACGGGCGGTCTCATCCAGCTCGTGGACGGATCGATCCACCTCCTGGCCACGATCGTGCTGATGGGCATCGTCAGCCTGCCGCTGCTCGGCATCACGTCCGCCGTGCTGGTGGTCGTGGGCATCGCGATGGGCGTCGTGATGCCCCGGATCAAGAGGGTGACCACCGAGGCCCAGACCTCCGTCGGCGAGATCGGCGCCGCGCTCGACCGGTCGCTCGGCGCGGCCCGGACCGTGAAGGCCAACGGGGCCGAGGCGAAGGAGACCGAGCGGGCGACCGACGCCGCCGAACGCGCCTACCGGGCCGGCCTCAAGGGGGCCCGCTATCACGCGCTGATCGCCGTGCTCGCCGGGCTGATCGTCCAGGCGTCCTTCCTCGCCGTCATCGGCTTCGGCGGCGCACTGGTCGCCATGGGCACCCTCGAACTGGCCGCGCTGATCGGCTTCCTGCTCTACCTCTTCAACCTGGGCGGCCCGGTCCTCTCGCTCGTGGGCGGGACCACGGCCCTCCAGCAGGGGCTCGGCGCCCTGGCCAGGATCGAGGAGGTGCGGTCCATGGCGGCGGAGGACGACGTGGACGGTACGCCGCCGGTGCCGTCCGGCCCGCCGCCCCGGGTCACGGTCGACGGCCTGACCTTCGCCTACGAGGGGCGCACTCCCGTCCTGGACGACACCACCTTCGTCGCACCGGCGGGGAAGGTCACCGCGATCGTCGGCCCGTCCGGCAGCGGCAAGACGACGGTGTTCTCCCTGATCCAGCGGTTCTACGACAGCGAGGCCGGGCGCATCCTGCTGGACGGCACCGACATCCGCACCCTCGGCCGGGCCGAGCTCCGGCGGCGTATCGCCTATGTCGAGCAGGACTCCCCCATGCTGGCCGGCACGCTCCGGGAGAACCTCCTCTACTCCGCGCCCGACGCGACCGACGAGGCCGTCGCCGACGTGCTCCGCAGGACCCTGCTCGACGACTTCGTCTCCTCGCTCCCGGACGGTCTCGACACGGCTGTCGGCTCCCGCGGCCTGGCGCTCTCCGGCGGCGAGCGCCAACGGCTGGCCATCGCCCGCGCGTTGCTGCGCCGCCCCCAGGTCCTGCTCCTGGACGAGGTCACCGCCCATCTCGACGGGCTCAGCGAGACCGCGCTGCGCAGGACCGTGGAGGAGGCGGCGCGGGACTGCACGGTGCTGCTCATCGCCCACCGGCTCTCGACGGTCACCTCGGCGGACCGGCTGGTCCTGTTCGAGAACGGCCGGGTCAGCGATCACGGACGGCACGAGGAGCTGCTGGAGCGCAGCGCCCTCTATCAGGACCTCACCGCCACGCAGTTGACCCCCGCCGGATCGTCGGCGCCTCACTGA
- a CDS encoding M16 family metallopeptidase, with protein MSPHATAAAAPDAAAGRVSVLANGLRVCAEAVPQYGRGLAAVALTVAAGGDDDPAGRHGTAHLVEHLMFPRSGPGAGDGGGHAALVEGAGGVCNAETHRDHTVFHTTVPAGLLPAVLAAEARRLLGFAPTRDVIRTETAVIAEEIRGAGPGGRYWEAALDGLYPGSRDSFGTAAELDGIGADEAERFQRTHYTPRRMVLSVVGDIDPARVTAAAHELFAPLGPPAAHGSGGSPVRSRPPAPAPGPLLEIRTAPVPGPTPGVVIGHRLPAPVAERPAYLAQVVLAQVLGRSRLPAVARSARDGHRLTFATVTCGYHGQWLASAAPDLTLAVLGRAPGTGVDAAAGVWRSVLRTLADRPPSEAEHRRAVNSLLVAVHRQTDSLPARAVALGRAALLLPGSAGPDGLPEELRATTPAQVADAARALLDGPTTVTELVAREGAAG; from the coding sequence ATGAGCCCGCACGCGACCGCCGCCGCCGCCCCGGACGCGGCCGCGGGGCGGGTGAGCGTGCTCGCCAACGGACTGCGGGTGTGCGCGGAGGCGGTCCCGCAGTACGGGCGCGGCCTCGCCGCCGTCGCCCTGACCGTGGCGGCCGGAGGGGACGACGACCCCGCCGGGCGGCACGGCACGGCGCATCTCGTCGAGCACCTGATGTTCCCCCGCTCCGGCCCGGGCGCCGGCGACGGGGGAGGCCACGCGGCCCTGGTCGAGGGCGCGGGCGGGGTCTGCAACGCCGAGACCCACCGCGACCACACCGTCTTCCACACCACGGTCCCCGCCGGTCTCCTGCCGGCCGTCCTGGCGGCGGAGGCGCGCCGCCTGCTCGGCTTCGCGCCCACCCGGGACGTGATCCGCACCGAGACCGCCGTCATCGCCGAGGAGATCCGCGGGGCGGGGCCCGGCGGCCGGTACTGGGAGGCGGCGCTGGACGGGCTCTACCCGGGAAGCAGGGACAGCTTCGGTACGGCCGCCGAGCTGGACGGCATCGGCGCCGACGAGGCCGAACGCTTCCAGCGCACCCACTACACGCCCCGGCGGATGGTCCTGTCGGTCGTCGGGGACATCGATCCCGCGCGCGTCACAGCGGCGGCGCACGAACTCTTCGCCCCGCTCGGCCCCCCGGCCGCGCACGGCTCCGGGGGGTCGCCCGTACGGTCCCGGCCGCCCGCCCCGGCCCCCGGTCCGCTCCTTGAGATCCGTACCGCGCCCGTGCCCGGCCCCACGCCAGGCGTGGTGATCGGACACCGTCTGCCCGCCCCGGTCGCCGAACGCCCCGCGTACCTCGCCCAGGTCGTTCTGGCGCAGGTGCTCGGCCGGTCCCGGCTGCCGGCGGTGGCGCGGTCGGCGCGGGACGGGCATCGCCTTACTTTCGCGACCGTCACCTGCGGCTACCACGGCCAGTGGCTCGCCTCGGCCGCCCCCGATCTGACCCTCGCGGTGCTCGGCCGCGCGCCCGGCACCGGCGTCGACGCGGCGGCCGGCGTCTGGCGGTCCGTCCTGCGGACGCTCGCGGACCGGCCGCCTTCCGAGGCCGAGCACCGGCGGGCGGTGAACTCCCTGCTGGTCGCCGTCCACCGGCAGACCGACTCGCTCCCCGCCCGCGCCGTCGCCCTCGGCCGCGCCGCCCTGCTCCTGCCGGGGTCCGCCGGGCCCGACGGGCTCCCCGAGGAGCTGCGGGCCACCACCCCCGCGCAGGTGGCGGACGCGGCCCGCGCCCTGCTGGACGGGCCCACCACCGTGACCGAACTCGTCGCCCGGGAAGGCGCCGCCGGATGA
- a CDS encoding helix-turn-helix domain-containing protein → MTDRQVLDFTTLTEREREVLALLAGGEQNRWLARRLGITERTVRAHTSSIVRKLNLKSRFEAAIVSNLYAEDIRGLRP, encoded by the coding sequence ATGACCGACCGACAGGTACTGGATTTCACCACGCTCACGGAACGCGAGCGCGAAGTGCTCGCGCTGCTGGCCGGCGGCGAGCAGAACCGCTGGCTCGCCCGGAGACTCGGCATCACGGAACGTACGGTCCGGGCGCATACGTCGAGCATCGTGCGGAAGCTGAACCTGAAGTCCCGGTTCGAGGCAGCGATCGTGTCGAACCTGTACGCGGAGGACATCAGGGGCCTGCGCCCGTGA
- the lxmA gene encoding lexapeptide family class V lantibiotic, producing MQNVTEQDLFDGYTAYTSAEELGLHDGKDAAPAFSPTIPWAIRATIISARSSQQCAAALGSLAAKTVENKC from the coding sequence ATGCAGAACGTCACCGAGCAGGACCTGTTCGACGGCTACACCGCCTACACCTCCGCCGAGGAACTGGGCCTGCACGACGGCAAGGACGCCGCGCCGGCGTTCAGCCCCACCATTCCGTGGGCGATCCGCGCCACGATCATCAGCGCGCGTTCCTCGCAGCAGTGCGCCGCCGCTCTCGGCTCGCTCGCCGCGAAGACCGTCGAGAACAAGTGCTGA
- a CDS encoding class I SAM-dependent methyltransferase, which produces MTTVDSTDTTTAADSTDTMTAADASDATTTAGTTATGDASEAAEDAGAPAGAGGFGAAITTAYSDALAGVYDEIYPSTPDLDDIGTYLLTLTSPGASVLELGVGTGRVALPLAERGFDVHGVETSEGMLARLAEKDPEGRVTPVHGDFSGLDLGRTFDVVLAPFNVLCCAMAVDEQIALTHAMARHVAADGHVVIETFDPSDYHVQKKNEVNTYPIGARGALIESVGVLPASQNMMLQSTLFLDGDAPRSATTVMRYVWPGELDLLGAIAGLELVGRYAGWREQPFDGGDSRKMCVSVFRPLA; this is translated from the coding sequence ATGACCACCGTCGACAGCACGGACACGACGACCGCCGCCGACAGCACGGACACCATGACCGCCGCCGACGCGTCGGACGCGACGACCACCGCCGGGACCACGGCGACCGGGGACGCGTCGGAGGCGGCCGAGGACGCGGGAGCCCCCGCCGGGGCAGGCGGCTTCGGTGCGGCGATCACCACCGCCTACAGCGACGCCCTCGCCGGGGTGTACGACGAGATCTACCCGAGCACACCCGACCTCGACGACATCGGCACCTACCTGCTCACCCTCACCTCGCCCGGCGCGAGCGTCCTCGAACTCGGCGTCGGCACCGGCCGGGTGGCGCTCCCGCTCGCGGAGCGCGGCTTCGACGTCCACGGCGTCGAGACCTCGGAGGGGATGCTGGCCCGCCTCGCGGAGAAGGACCCGGAGGGGCGGGTGACCCCGGTCCACGGCGACTTCTCCGGTCTCGATCTCGGTCGCACCTTCGACGTGGTCCTCGCCCCCTTCAACGTGCTGTGCTGCGCGATGGCGGTCGACGAACAGATCGCGCTGACGCACGCGATGGCGCGGCACGTGGCGGCGGACGGGCACGTGGTCATCGAGACGTTCGACCCGAGCGACTACCACGTACAGAAGAAGAACGAGGTCAACACGTATCCGATCGGCGCGCGCGGGGCGCTCATCGAGTCCGTGGGCGTCCTGCCCGCCTCGCAGAACATGATGCTGCAGAGCACGCTCTTCCTGGACGGCGACGCACCCCGGTCCGCCACCACCGTGATGCGCTACGTGTGGCCGGGAGAGCTCGACCTGCTGGGCGCCATCGCCGGTCTGGAGCTCGTCGGCCGGTACGCGGGCTGGCGCGAGCAGCCCTTCGACGGGGGCGACAGCCGGAAGATGTGCGTGTCCGTGTTCCGGCCGCTGGCATGA
- a CDS encoding flavoprotein: MEEQQRDFERILVVGTGALGVAFLPFWINWLGNSFPDVEKRVALTRSACRFVSRDAVAVLSGKEVLIDDWNTFSGVDVPHVELAEWADLILVHPATLNFVGRYALGVADTPLMVALHTTRALVGVAPSLPPGALGSPVVREHLAVLRERPGVVLAPTIPARSARTGEVADGGSAPLNELYDLCVARRKESGGGGAPRAACGDGTGTGPAPGRPDAAGDRERDRDRERERDRERERAA, encoded by the coding sequence GTGGAGGAACAGCAACGGGACTTCGAGCGCATTCTCGTCGTGGGGACGGGAGCCCTCGGCGTCGCCTTCCTGCCGTTCTGGATCAACTGGCTCGGGAACTCCTTTCCCGATGTGGAGAAGCGGGTGGCGCTGACGCGCTCCGCGTGCCGGTTCGTCTCACGGGACGCGGTGGCCGTGCTCTCCGGAAAAGAAGTGCTCATCGACGACTGGAACACTTTCTCCGGCGTCGACGTGCCCCATGTCGAACTCGCGGAATGGGCGGACCTGATTCTCGTCCATCCCGCCACACTGAATTTCGTCGGCCGGTACGCGCTCGGCGTCGCCGACACACCGCTGATGGTCGCGCTGCACACCACCCGGGCCTTGGTGGGTGTCGCGCCGTCGCTGCCGCCCGGTGCGCTCGGAAGCCCGGTCGTCCGCGAACACCTGGCGGTGCTGCGCGAGCGGCCCGGTGTGGTGCTCGCGCCGACGATCCCCGCGCGGAGCGCGCGCACGGGTGAGGTGGCGGACGGCGGCTCCGCCCCGCTGAACGAGCTGTACGACCTCTGCGTCGCGCGCCGGAAGGAGAGCGGGGGCGGCGGCGCTCCGAGAGCCGCGTGCGGCGACGGGACCGGGACCGGACCGGCGCCGGGCCGCCCCGACGCGGCCGGGGACCGGGAGCGTGACCGGGACCGGGAGCGGGAGCGGGACCGGGAGCGGGAGCGGGCGGCGTGA
- a CDS encoding helix-turn-helix transcriptional regulator, which produces MNDGSLSILGIDATEERVYRYFLRNPGTSTEDIDILLHRPREDVEKALARLDELCLLRTDEHGAATATDPETAIERLTEMRLRELHEQLHQVTRSRHLVADLTAEQQARPLATQGVERLEVLRHIRDRIDDLAFFARQEILSVEPYTTLTPENIAHARPLDTRCLRRGVRIRSVVLREALDHPPTVAYLRELRAQGASIRAADDLSERILVYDRRTALVPVDPADTSSGALVTQQAGLVSNILALFEKIWAGATDLAALIDTDPAPTGVLSEMEQRVMEEMCRVTKDETGARNLDISVRTYRRHVADVLRTLNATSRPHAALLARERGWI; this is translated from the coding sequence GTGAACGACGGAAGTCTGTCGATACTCGGTATCGACGCTACGGAGGAACGCGTCTATCGGTACTTCCTGCGCAATCCCGGGACGAGCACCGAGGACATCGACATCCTCCTCCACCGCCCGCGCGAGGACGTGGAGAAGGCCCTCGCCCGGCTCGACGAGCTGTGCCTCCTGCGTACCGACGAACACGGCGCGGCGACGGCGACCGATCCGGAGACCGCGATCGAGCGGCTCACGGAGATGCGGCTGCGCGAGCTGCACGAACAGCTCCACCAGGTCACCAGGTCCCGGCATCTGGTGGCCGACCTGACCGCCGAACAACAGGCCCGCCCCCTCGCCACGCAGGGCGTGGAGCGGCTCGAAGTCCTGCGGCACATCCGCGACCGGATCGACGACCTGGCCTTCTTCGCCCGGCAGGAGATCCTCTCCGTCGAGCCGTACACCACCCTCACCCCCGAGAACATCGCGCACGCGCGCCCGCTCGACACCCGGTGTCTGCGCCGGGGCGTGCGGATCCGCAGCGTGGTGCTGCGGGAGGCGCTCGACCACCCGCCCACCGTCGCCTACCTCCGCGAGCTCAGGGCACAGGGCGCGTCGATCCGGGCCGCGGACGACCTGTCCGAGCGCATCCTCGTCTACGACCGCCGGACGGCCCTGGTGCCCGTGGACCCGGCGGACACGTCGAGCGGCGCACTGGTCACCCAGCAGGCCGGCCTGGTCTCCAACATCCTGGCCCTGTTCGAGAAGATCTGGGCCGGGGCCACGGACCTCGCGGCCCTGATCGACACCGATCCCGCGCCGACGGGCGTGCTCTCGGAGATGGAGCAGCGTGTCATGGAGGAGATGTGCCGGGTCACGAAGGACGAGACGGGCGCCCGTAACCTGGACATCTCGGTACGGACGTACCGC
- a CDS encoding T3SS effector HopA1 family protein, which translates to MTLDRPPLPLSAEPSPAPRLTAALDLVSVRADGLAAEVAGRKLTADSPRDLRGRLTNALYEEFHAGNGAHRRDADAPPRRSLRDSALERRLTEAVPHARTPVTGRLVEVTDAGELVVRLPEITARIGADRLVTPGTPAPGELVEVALEAARPALSPGFFYVMGSRALPSPAGPVRRLFLHARDADGAVALWAAALAALEGAGARYHAKVLSDEDDYPRRDSVVVYLHGDHAPAERAVVAAVRDLPGLGADTSLFTARLAPGVAAAWDPRDPRPGHDGMSFGQHRSFALATALVDHALEGADDLARHVVRAFRAAGIDPAHPENNLTANPERPERPESNLTANPERPETDLAADTMTTTAGV; encoded by the coding sequence ATGACCCTCGACCGTCCGCCGCTGCCCCTCTCCGCCGAGCCGTCCCCGGCACCGCGTCTCACCGCCGCGCTCGACCTCGTGTCCGTACGGGCCGACGGTCTCGCGGCGGAGGTCGCCGGGCGGAAGCTGACCGCTGACAGCCCGCGCGACCTGCGCGGCCGGCTCACCAACGCGCTGTACGAGGAGTTCCACGCCGGGAACGGAGCGCACCGCAGGGACGCGGACGCCCCGCCCCGCAGGTCGCTGCGCGACTCCGCGCTGGAGCGCCGGCTCACCGAGGCCGTGCCGCACGCCAGGACCCCGGTCACGGGGCGGCTGGTCGAGGTCACGGACGCCGGCGAACTGGTCGTACGGCTGCCGGAGATCACCGCCCGGATCGGCGCCGACCGGCTCGTCACCCCCGGTACGCCCGCCCCCGGCGAGCTGGTCGAGGTCGCGCTGGAGGCGGCGCGCCCCGCTCTCTCACCCGGCTTCTTCTACGTCATGGGATCGCGGGCCCTGCCGTCCCCCGCGGGCCCGGTCCGCCGCCTCTTCCTGCACGCCCGCGACGCGGACGGGGCCGTCGCGCTGTGGGCCGCGGCGCTGGCCGCGCTGGAGGGGGCCGGGGCGCGCTACCACGCCAAGGTCCTCTCCGACGAGGACGACTACCCGCGCCGCGACAGCGTCGTCGTCTATCTGCACGGCGACCACGCACCGGCGGAACGGGCCGTGGTGGCCGCCGTCCGGGACCTGCCGGGGCTGGGCGCCGACACCTCGCTCTTCACCGCGCGGCTCGCCCCCGGTGTCGCCGCCGCGTGGGACCCGCGGGACCCGCGCCCCGGGCACGACGGCATGAGCTTCGGGCAGCACCGCAGCTTCGCGTTGGCCACCGCGCTCGTCGACCACGCCCTGGAGGGGGCCGACGACCTCGCCCGCCACGTCGTACGGGCCTTCCGCGCGGCGGGCATCGACCCCGCGCACCCCGAGAACAACCTCACCGCGAACCCCGAGCGCCCCGAGCGCCCCGAAAGCAACCTCACCGCGAACCCCGAGCGTCCCGAGACCGACCTCGCCGCGGACACCATGACCACGACCGCTGGAGTGTGA
- a CDS encoding M16 family metallopeptidase yields the protein MNRTTAAVLPTGLRVLATHAPGAPLAELRLVIPYARTEPGLAAAQELLAACLGTGSRDRDRQEIADRAADLGAEISTVVTAESLILSVSVLAPGLPGALDLLAELLVRPRYEAGEVALAQRRAAAAPRAPARRVRLRRAALAHGFGPHPLSSRSGGTAPLLDVVSLAPDDLGALHARAVVPGGSSLVVLAGAEPDTVLRLAGERLAPWTGGPSGLTLPRFTRQDPRPGRVRLDVVEGGDGSGIDASGCDGSGRSGGTGGTGGGRTAGPGDQALVLAVGPSVPTADPEHAPFHLAQLLLGGYASGRLGRRIRDRHGLAYAVSARLRENGAGGWLEIECAGAPGSADRISGEITRCLRELAARGPSPAEVDRARAYATGFTRFALATRAEEASALAGFAAAGLEPDWLDGYRDRLAAVTPAQVVAAARRLDPGRAVMATYEPASAPAPDRPPHGLSASAPAPDRPPHGLSASAPGRSAGTGGPALPGGSGGPLELRDQKGDHR from the coding sequence ATGAACCGCACCACCGCCGCCGTCCTGCCCACCGGGCTGCGCGTCCTCGCGACGCACGCCCCCGGCGCCCCCCTCGCGGAGCTGCGCCTCGTCATCCCCTACGCGCGCACCGAACCGGGCCTCGCCGCCGCCCAGGAGCTCCTCGCGGCCTGTCTCGGGACGGGCAGCCGGGACCGTGACCGTCAGGAGATCGCCGACCGCGCCGCCGACCTCGGCGCCGAGATCAGCACCGTCGTCACCGCCGAGTCCCTGATCCTCTCGGTCAGCGTGCTCGCGCCGGGCCTCCCCGGTGCGCTCGACCTGCTGGCCGAGCTGCTCGTACGGCCGCGGTACGAGGCGGGGGAGGTGGCCCTCGCCCAGCGCCGGGCGGCCGCCGCTCCCCGGGCCCCCGCGCGCCGCGTACGGCTGCGTCGTGCCGCGCTCGCGCACGGCTTCGGGCCGCACCCGCTGTCCTCCCGCTCCGGTGGTACGGCACCGCTTCTGGACGTGGTCTCCCTGGCGCCCGATGACCTCGGGGCCCTTCACGCGCGCGCCGTCGTGCCCGGCGGGTCGTCACTCGTCGTCCTGGCGGGCGCCGAGCCGGACACCGTGCTGCGCCTGGCGGGCGAGCGGCTCGCGCCCTGGACGGGCGGCCCGTCGGGTCTGACCCTCCCGCGCTTCACGCGTCAGGACCCCCGGCCGGGGCGGGTCCGGCTCGACGTCGTCGAGGGCGGTGACGGGAGCGGCATTGACGCGAGCGGCTGCGACGGGAGCGGCCGGAGCGGCGGCACCGGCGGCACCGGCGGGGGCCGTACGGCCGGGCCCGGTGACCAGGCTCTCGTCCTGGCCGTTGGTCCCTCCGTCCCCACCGCCGACCCGGAGCACGCCCCGTTCCACCTGGCTCAGCTGCTGCTGGGCGGTTACGCCTCCGGCCGCCTCGGCCGTCGGATCCGGGACCGGCACGGGCTCGCGTACGCGGTCTCCGCCCGGCTCCGCGAGAACGGGGCGGGCGGCTGGCTGGAGATCGAGTGCGCGGGCGCACCGGGCAGCGCGGACCGGATCTCCGGTGAGATCACCCGGTGCCTCCGGGAGCTCGCCGCCCGGGGCCCGTCCCCGGCGGAGGTGGACCGCGCCCGCGCCTACGCGACCGGCTTCACCCGCTTCGCCCTGGCGACCCGCGCCGAGGAGGCGAGCGCGCTGGCGGGCTTCGCCGCGGCGGGGCTGGAGCCGGACTGGCTCGACGGCTATCGGGACCGTCTCGCGGCCGTCACCCCCGCCCAGGTGGTGGCTGCCGCGCGCCGGCTGGACCCCGGCCGGGCCGTCATGGCGACATACGAGCCGGCCTCCGCCCCGGCCCCGGACCGGCCCCCGCACGGCCTGTCCGCCTCCGCCCCGGCCCCGGACCGGCCCCCGCACGGCCTGTCCGCCTCGGCCCCGGGCCGGTCCGCCGGAACCGGCGGCCCCGCGCTGCCCGGGGGTTCCGGCGGGCCTCTTGAACTCCGCGATCAGAAGGGTGACCACCGGTGA